The Pseudomonas sp. B21-023 genomic interval GATCGCGCCCTGGTTCTTCAGGTCGCGCATGAAGGCCTGCAGGCCCTCGGTGACGTCCTTGACGTAGGTGGCGGTGATGGAGCGGTCGACGGCCCACTTGTGGCCGTAGAGGATCGCGTCCATGACGATGTCCATGGTCCGCACGCGGGTGACGAAGGCCCATTTCGGGTCGCTCGACAGGGTGCGGTTGCCCCACAGGCGGAAGCCGTCGTCGCGGATGATGGTGGCGATGTTGGCGTTGTTCAGCAGGTTGGCGCGGCAGGTGTCGTCACCATCGAGGAACTCCACGGCGCGGGTGGTGCCGGTGATGCCGACGAACTCCTTGTTCGACGGCGAGGCCCAGAAGCCGTACTCGCGGTCGGTGTAGGCGAACAGGCCGGCAACCCAGGCCGAACCCGGCGCGTCGACGGTGGCCTCTGCGGCGTTGTCCCAGTAGCGCACGCCCGGGTCGACCAGGAAGGCGCGCTTGGCGCCGAAGTTCTTGGCGTAGGCGATGGCCGCTTCGTCGGTGCTGTTGGGGCCGTCGATGATGGCGATGGCGCGCAGCTTGTCGGCCAAGGCCACCAGGGCGGTGCCAACGGCCTGGGTGGCGCTGTGCTTGGGGGTGACCAGCAGGCGCGGCTGGGCGTTGAAACGGCTCTTGCCGTCGAGCAGCGCCTGCAGGCCGGTGCGCTTGCCGTCGGCCAGCACATTGCCGATGATCGCCGAGGTCTGCTCGGCGGCGTCTTCGAGCTTGGCCACGCCGCAAGCGACGATAACCGCCTTGGCGCGGCTGTAGATGGCGCGGCAAGCCTTGGTGATCGCCGCGTCCTGGCCGAACGCCGCGACCGCTTCGCGCTCGCTGGTGATCAGAATCAGGTCATTGGCCTTGGCGGTGACGCCCGGGCCTTCGGTGAAGGTGTCGACCAGGCCGATGATCGAGGACGACGGCAGCGCGATGCTGCGGGCACCGGTGTCTACGTTGGTAACGGTTACGCCGTGGAAAAAACCACTCATAAGTACTCCTGATATGAAAAGCCCCGCTTAGCGGGGCTGAAATAGAGTGCAGCAGATAAGAAAACGCCCTGATTGACAGGGCGTTATGAAAGACCATCAGATAGCCAAGCCGGGGCGGGAGGACGATGCTCGATCAGTGGGAACTGACCAGACTCGGGCCAAGAACGGAGTGTTTTGCGATAAGCTTGCAGTTCGGTGTACTGGGCAGAGGTCACTGTAGTTTCCGTGCCACTCTCCAGTTCATCGCGGTGGCGTGATACCAAACCATCAGTTGCAGCAAGTTGCGCGTCACGCCATTCTCGCTCGGCGGATGCCAAAGCCCCTGAATTTACTCGAGGGGCCGAGATCAACGGTAAACCATTGCTATCAGGAACCAGCACGTTCCCTTCGGCTGCGGCTGATATCAGAGCCAGATACTTCTCTTCACTGATTTCCATCACATCAACCGGCATAGTCGTTCCATTGATGTCATGAACGTAAAGCCCGCCAGTTACAGCTGAATAAAAAAACATTATTCCTCCTATCTTCCGATAGCGAACCAATAAACTGTTTGATACCCGCCGACACCTACCGGCACGGCGCTTTCAACTCGGATCGTGGAAGTATTCAGATATCCAGCACCACACCGACCTGCGGCGCCCCCCAGGCCAAACGTATAGGAGCAAACAACCGTGATCCCTTGATTTGGAAAAGTAACCGGAAGTGTTACATCCAAAGTTCCGACTGCCGGTACCAAGGCAACGCCCCACTGCTGAATCAATCCATTGGGATTTTTTGCCCATCCGTTAGCTGAAAGCTGAGAGCTATAGTCAGCTGTATTTGAAAGGCCGCCAGAAATCACCGCATAGGTATGATCAGCATTACAGATCAGCATCAAGGGGGGTTCGTTGGAACGAATCGTCACAGTGTCATAGGACCTAGAACCTATGGCGATATAACCTCCAGCCACAGCGGGTTTATGAACAGTGATAGTGCCATTCCCAGAACCTACGGAGAGACAGAACACAGACCCCCTTGGGATACCCGAAGATGGAAGTACTACGCTGCCACTCCATGTCTGGGCACCTCCGCCATCCATGTACACCATTCGCCCGACCTCGGCCATGGTCAACGTGGAACCTGATGGGAAAGCGACGGAGCTGGAAGGGAACGTAAAGCCCATTTCTTTAACGAACTGGGTGGTCGCCAACTGGGTCGAGATGTTGCCACGCGCAGGTGTCGGAGCAGTTGGATTTCCGGTGAACACCGGATTATCGGTGGGTGCCAGGATTCGCCATGCGGACCACTTGGATTCATTGGACATGGATCGAATGGCGCGCAATACAGGATCGTCCGCCAGACCTGACTGCCCTGAAGTCAGTGTTTGCGTCAGATAGTTCTTATCGCTGTACCCATCCACGACCAGAGAGTAACGTCGTGATCCGCTTATCCAGCCAGCCGGAAGATTCAGCACGCCCGCCATAGGTGTCAGGAAATTACCAGGCACGGTGTATTTATTTAGGTCCACCTCTGCACTGGCAATGGCCATACCCAGGCCATAGGCACCAGACGTCACCATCCGCCCGGACACTCGGTCCAGCGGCGAATCCATTTTTGGCGTGTTGAGGCCATCCCACAGCTGTCCCCAGGCACTCCATTTACCGTTGAGCAGGCGCGACCGCTTAAAGGTAAGACCACCCGGTGTTTCGCCCACTCCACTGGTAACCGTTTCCCAGAGTTGCAATGCCGACTTCTCTGCATCGCGCTCCAAGTGAAACAGCATGCCGCCCACCAGTGACTCTCCCGCGTACACCGGAAAAGCCCCAGTGGTGACAGTAGTCGATAGGTAGAGTCCTGTTTCGGTAATCTCGTCGATATTCCCTGCCCAGATGGAGGCGACATTAGACGCCAGACCATACCGGGCAAGCACATTGCGTACAAACGCAGTAGTAGCGATAGAGGTATCGCTATCCGTTGTGGCCGGGGTCGGAGCTCGAGGGTCACCGCTAAACGAAGGACTTGCCAGTGGAGCCTTGAGCGCGAGCGCAGTATCCACTTGACCTTTGGTGTACACATCGGTCAATCCGTACCCAGCTACCGTAGTCGGGTTGGTCGCGGCAATCACTCGCCCGTACTTGTCTACCGTGACACTACGATAAGTCCCTGCCGACACTCCGCTACGACCGAAGGCCATTTCATAGTTCTGAGCACTGACACCCAAGGTCGTCGCTCCATCGCTGACCAACTGCCAAGCGCTATCGCCATTAGCCGTGCCCTTCTCGACCAGCACCAGTAGGCCAGGTGTGATCTTGGCATCACTGTCAGCATCGCTGCAGCGCGTCCATGCGCCTGCGCCCGCCAAGTAGAGACCATTGTCCTTGGCCGCCGTCTGATCCTTGACCAGCACCCGGGTGCCCGCCTGCAATGCAACACCATCGATGGTCTGCAACCCGCTCAGGGTAATGGCGGCTGTGGTCGCAACCTGCACCGAATGCTTGAAATCCTGCCGCGCCAACTCCTCGGTGACCCACTCACGAGTAGCCAGGACCACAGCCGGATCGATCTTAAGCTGCACATTGCTGGCACTGCTGACGATCAGGTTCATGCGCACCACTTGGGTACGCCCGGAGCCCTGGCTGAGCAACGGTTTGTAGGTCGGCGCGCAGTTGGCCACGGCAACCATGTCGCCATCGGCGTCGTACAGCGCGATCTCGCGGATCCACTTGCCGCCGACATCCGCCGGGATGACCTGCTCGGCGACGATGATCGCGCTGTTCTTGTCGTCCACCTTCAGCTGGTTCAGCGGCGCCCGGCGCCATTCGTTGATCAGGCTGGTCTGGGTGGCGTTGGGGGTGGGGTCGGCGCCGTTGGCGTCGCCCACGCCCATCTGGGTGATTTTCCACGGGATGCCCAAGGCATCCGCGTTGGCCTGTTTCGCCGCGCCCACGTTGGTGAGGATGGCGTAGAACTGGGAATTCTGGTCAACCATGTGCAATGTCCAAGGTATCGATTGTGTGTTCCCGGCCGCCGCGACCAATGGCGCCACTGACGATCAGGTCAGGAGGTGCCGGCGGGTAGACGTCGAGTTCGTCGCCGTCCTGCAGCGTGCAGCCGAAGTAGAGGGCGCCACGGCTTTCGAGGCTGATCGCCAGCCCCGTCATGTGGCGGCTGACCGGCCGGGCGTCGTCGATCAGCGACGACAGTTCGTTGTAGGTTTCCTCGCTGATGCCGGTGTCGGTCACCCCGACCTTCAGCGCAAAGGTGCCCGGTACTCCGGCCGGCTGGGTCTGCCACCATTCCTGCACCTCGATCAGGTAGCCGAACGGTTCGACCACCCGCCGCAGGGCGCCGAGGGTGCCCTTGTGGGCGTGGACGAAGAACGCCGAGCGGATCACCGAGCGCTTGATCGCCTCGCTCCAGCTGTCGTCCCAGCGGTCCACCGACCAGGCCCAGGCCAACTGGTAGAGCAGGTGCGCCGGGCAGGTGTCGGGGTTGTAGAGGGTGCGCAAGGCGGCCTTGAGGTCTTCGTCGGCGGCCACCTCGATGGCCCGCTCCAGTGGCGTGCGGTTGAGCGGCAGAAGACTCTGCATGTCAGCCACCCCGCCGCAGTTCGATGTCCGTACACCAGGCGGCCTGGGCCTTGCTCGGGCGGATATCGCTCCAACCGACCAGCTCGACGCGGCTCACGCCGTCGATATGCAGTTGCGCGTCGATCCCCGAACGGGCGACCTCGACGCCCAGGCGTCGGCGCGGGTTGACCCAAGCCTGGAGACGGCGTCGGCACTCGCTGAGGATCGCTTCGAACTCCGGGCCGTTATCGGCCATGTGCAGCACCGCCTCGACGCGGTATGGCAACACCTCGGCGCTGCGCACATTGACCCGGTCGGCGACCGGGCGGATATCGTCGTCGTTGAGGTAGGCGTTGACCTGCGCCAGCAGCTCTGGGCTGGCCACGCCGTCGCTGTCCAGGCTCAGCACAGTGACATCCACCACGGCCGGCGACGGGCTTTCGGCGGTCGCGTCGGCGACCCGCCCCGAAGCGTTGCGGGCATGGAGGATGTAGCTGTTGCGCGGGCCGGCGGTGGTCAGGCCTTCGTAGACCAGCTGCACCCGTTCGCGCAGGGCGTCGTCGGATTCGAGCACGGCCTCGGTCGGAGGGATCGTGCTCGGGTTCGCGACCTGGATCACCAGGCGCTGCAGGTTGACGTTGGCCGCCAGTTGGTCGAGGTCGCTGCCTTGGGCGTAGGCCAGCAGCAGCGCCTTGGCCGCGTCGTTGATGCGCGCCCGGTTGAGCAGCTTGCGGTAGGCGCCCACCTCGAGCAGCTTGGTCACCGGGTCGCTTTCCAGGTTGGCGGTCCAGCCTTCACCCATCTGGGTGCGGAAGCTAGTCAGGTCTTCCTGGTAGAGCACCTCGAAATCAAGGTCTTCGAGCAGTTGCGGCGCGGGTAGTTTCGACAGGTCGACCTGGCTCATACGGTCACCTCCACCAGGGCGTCATCGCCCAGATAACGGCCGCTCAGGGCCAGGCTGACCTGGCCGTCGAGCATGGCCACCACCTTGACCCGGTCGAGCTTCAAGCGCGGTTCCCAGCGCCCCAGGGCGCGGGCTACCTCGGCCTGCACCGCGCTCTTCCAGCCCTCGTTGACCGGCAGGTCGATGTAGCGGCGCAGCTGGCTGCCGTAGTCAGGGCGCATGCGACGGCTACCTAATGGTGTGGTGAGGATGTCTTCGATGGATTGACGCAGGTGGGCCACGCCCGACAGGGGTTGGCCGGTGCGGCGATCCATGCCGATCATGACGCACCGTCGGTCACGGGCATGGCCCGTGGAAAGGTAGGCATAGTGTTCTCCTTGATGAGAAGGCCAGTTGCGGCCTTGGGCTGCCCAGAAACCACACGGCCTTCGCGCAACAGCTACCGGATAGCAGAGTCTGGTGCGCGGGCGGCGCATTGACCGCATGTCCGTCCGCGGGGGTCAGTTGGTAATCAGCAGATCCAGGCTGGTGGCGTCACATGCATTGCTGACCTTCCTGTCGATCACCAGGTAGAGCATCGAGGTGGTGGACACCTCGATTTCGCTTGCCTTGATGACAGCACTGCCGCCGTTGGCCAGATTGCCCGACTGCAACACGCTATCCCCGAGGTTGAGTGACCATGTGATGCCATCGCCACATGCGTTGTGCAGGTCGTTCACACGGCCAAGCACGTTGATCTTGCCGGCGATCGGGCTGGCCCAGCGCACGATGCTCTGGCTTTCGGCTCCCGGATGGGTCGCCACCTCGCCTTGCTTGAAGACGAAACTGCCACCAGAGCCTGTGAACGTGAAACTCTTCTTGATAACACTCACGTAGGCACCCGTTGCATCGTCCCGCCAGCAGGTGACGTTGGCGCCGCTGCAGGAGTCTGCAACGAAGGTCGGCATCGGGGTGTAGTTGGCCGCGGCATTGACGGCGGTCTTGTTCTGCATGAACGACCAGGGCGAATCGGGTGCGGCATTCTGCGTCGCGATGTACATGTCCCGGGCCAGGTTCCACGACTGGGCAGTTGCCGCCCAGGCACCGGGGGCCATGACGCTACACAGCAGGGTGAGCGCGACTAGAGTGGGTTTGAATTTTTTCATGGTCTGATCAGATCCTTGTTCAGTGCTTGTGATTGGCGGTGTTGCCGGCCGTATCGATGATCCGGCTACCGCCATTGATATCGCCGCTGACCGTCAGCGGGCCGTTGATGGAGACGTTGCCGGAGAGGGTGATCGACGCGGCTTCGAGGGTGATGAGGTTGTCGCTGACCACCAGGGTGCTGCCGCCGACCTGGACCGTGACCTGGCCGCTGGGCAGCTGGATGTCATAGCGTTTGGCCAGCCAGTCGTAGGCCAGCGAGCCGCCGTCGTCGAAGCGCCAGACCTCGACATGGTCGCGGTTGTCCGGCGCCGTCCCGGCATTGCCGTATAACCCCGGGACGAAGGTGCCCTGGGCCGGTTCGCCGCTGGGGCTGATCAGCACACCCTGCTCGTCCAGGCTCGGTACCCGCCAGTGACGGGCCTTGCCGGCAGCCTGGGCATGCCAGCGCACCCAGGCACTGGTCCAGCCGCCGCCATCGGACACCCGCACCCGGGCTGCGACCAGGTCGACCGCGACCACCCGGCACGGAATCACCAGGCTGGCCAGCATGCGATCGTGCATGGCACTGGCGTAGCTCATGCCAGATCCTCCGGGGCCAGGTACTTGTGCTCGTTGCCGGGACCGGTGTCGGGGTACACGCCTAGCACCAAGCTGCCAGCGGGCTGGTCGGGCCAGGGCCAGCTCGGTTCGCCCAACAGCACCGGCTGCTGCCATTGCACGGCCCAGCTGCCGTCCTGATACTGCGCCCGCACGTCACGGGCGGCTTCGACGAAGTCCAGCCCCCATACCTGCTGACGCAGCAGGTCCATCAGTTGCGCGGCCAACTCGCTGCCCTGCAGGCGGCTATCCGCGCTGCCTGGGCTGGCTGCGATGTCGGCCTCGAAGGTAACTACCAACACCGAGCGGCCATCGCGCGGCGCGGTGTCGGCGATCATGCTGACAATGCCATGGCGCAAGGCCGGCAGCGCCGGTTGGCCAGCGCCCTGCGTATGCGCGGCGACCGTTGCCAGGCCAGGCATCGCCTCGCGAAGGGTCGCCGTCATGGTTGCTTGCAGAATCGACAGCTCGCTCATGCTCGCTCCTTGTCTCGTTGCGGGCCCAAGATGGATGCGGCCAAGGTCGACCGGCGTCGAAACGGCAGCACGGTCGGATCGTGGGTGGCGCTGGCGCGGGGCCAGGCCATAGCGTTTGCGCGGGCAAAAAAATACCGCCGGGTGGCGGTCGGTCGTCGAGCTCATCGGCACTATTGCGGGCGCCGCGGACGGTATTGGCGGCCAGGGAAACCCTCGGCCCCGTCCTTCCAGGCCCGCAGGGCGACCCGATAACCCCGCCAGTCGGCAACCGTAGTGCCGGGCATCGCGGCCGGGTCGTCATCGTCGAGCATCAGGATCTGTTCCGCTGCCTCTCGTAGTTGCGCGGCGACCCACAACCCCTCCTCGCCCTTGCTGACGGTCAGCGCCTGCTGGTCGATGAACTCCTGATACTCGCTGTCACTGATCGCGACCAGCCCGGGTTGCAGGTACTGGTCCACGGTTTCCTCTCTGTACGCATGGATCTGGCCGCTGTCGGGGTCTTTGTAGAACAACATGCTGGCGTTACCTCAACTCGAAGAAATGGACTAGGTTGGCAGCCCCATTGGCGGCGCTGACCGAGTAACTGGCGCCCGGGGGCACCACGGCAGTGGCGGTATTGACGTACACCCCTGCACCGCCTGCGTACTGCCCGTAGAGCCCAAGCCCATTGATGGTCAGGACCGCAGTGACGTTGGCCGCATTCGCCGGGCCGAACAACGCCGACACTTGGATTGGCCGACCGGTGTCGTTGGTGTAGGCGACCCCCGCTGCACGAGCCCCGGTCATGTTCTGCCAGGTCTGGCCCAGCCAGGCAGGCGTGCTGTTGACCCACACCCGCCACACGCCGCCCACAAGGTAACGAACCGCCGCTTCGTAGCCGGTCACCGAGTAGGCCACCTGGATGGCTTCGCTGGCGCCAGCCCGCCCCAGGTGCAGCACCGCGCCATAGGTGATTCCCGGTGGACGGTTGATGGCGTCATTGTTGAACCGGTACACCCCGCCCTTGCCCACCAGCGCGTTGAGGTCGGCTACGCTGAGCGCGTCGGCACCGATGCCATGGTCGCCTACCTTGAGTACTCGCCCCGGCGTGGCGTCCAACGCCGAAGCGGTGAGGCTGGCCGCCGCTGCCGTGCCAAGGTTCGCCGCGTTCGCATGGACGACCCAGGCAGTCCATTGGGCGTTGTTCACGTTGTATGCCCGCGTTGCGGACTTCCCGCTCACCGCCTCGATGGCCAGCTGAGTGACGAACCCGCTGGCGCTCACCGCGGTGTAGATACAGGGATAGGTGATCCCCGGCGGCAGGTTCGCCGCCGTGCCGCCTAGGGCCGACCACCAACCCGGCCCAGAGGCGTGGTTGCAGTCGGATACCTCGCGTGTCGCCGGGAAATGGCCGGTGAAGCCAGTGTTGTCCAATTCGGCGAAGTTGGCGTTGATACGGGTGAATGCGGTGCGGGCATCATCGCCATCGGTGCCGCTCGGCGGTGTGCCCAGTCTGACTGGATCGAGTGTCATGGTTGCTCCGTCGAATGCTGATGACGCGGTGATTTGGGGTACTTGTCCTTCACCCGCTTTACGTCCGAGTAAAAGGGCTCGGCCGCCGGAAGCTGGCCGCGGTGCATGGCATGCCACAACGCATCGAGCTGGTCGGCCAGCGAGGGGTACTCGGCGGCGCGCAGCGTCCTGTGGTCGGCCTTATGCGAAATCTTCATGTTCGAACCTCGCGTCCAGGTAGGGCCAGTGGGAGACAACGATCTGGTAACGCGCCGGGGATTCAAACTCGACCTCGATGGCCGGCGAACCGTCGGCGCGATACTCGACTCCGTCGATGGCGATCGTGGCACCTGCGGGCACGCCAGACAGAAACCGGCCATCGAAGGTGACCGGCATCTCGGGGCGGTCGATCACCGTGCGATCCTTGACATAGCGGCGTATGTCATCGGTATCGGTGTGCTCGGGCAGGTAGAGGCACCCCGGGTAGTACCTGGCCGCCTCCATGGGGTCCGGCCAGGTGATCGCTCGCAGGATCTGGCCGGTCGTCTTGTCGTAGTCGACGATCTTGATGGTGGAAAGCAACATCAGCGTTGGACCTCGAGAACCGTGATGGAGCGGTTGTCGCAACTCATGGACAACCCCGTGATCCCGCTGCCGTTAGGCGCGGAGAACTGCAGGCGCAGCTCGTTGTAGCCGGCATAGCCGGTAAGCAAGGCACTGGTATTGAAACTTGAGTTGGGGGTCATGGCCGGATCGCGCCCCGCCGAGCTGCAACGCCCCTGCAACCAGACCGCACCATTGAGCAGCACCCGCCAGAAACACCAGCCCGTCGACATCATCCCGACCTGGGCAGAGAAGGTGCAGAGTTTCTCCCAACCATTGCTGCTGAACCCCAGGGCCTGGACCTCGACCCAGGTGGGCGCGCCATGGTTGGCTGGGCTGTTGATCTGTGCAGCCGTGTAGGCCGAATAAGGCAAGGTGACCGAACGACCTGCGATCTTCAGGGTGTTGACCGACAGGTCGGTGATCTTCGCGGTATTGACCGACAGGTCGGCAATCTTGGCGTTGCTGACGGACAGGTCGGCGATCTTCGCCTGGGTGATCGCGGCATCGGCAATCTTGGCGCTGCCGATACTGGCGGCGCCGATCACCGAGTTGTCCATGAACACCTGGCCGTTGTTGACTGCGAACACCGACTTGGGCGTGCCACCGACCTGGTGCATCACTGCGAAACGATCAGCGAGGAACAGCACCTGGGACTGCATGCCGCCCGGGGTATTTTCCACGCCGATACCCATGCCGGCGCTGTAGTAGCGACCATTGACGTCGACGCCGACCTTGATGTTGCGGGTCGCCCGGACATCACCATCAAGCTTCACCTGCGCTTCGGAGGTGTCCTCGACCAAGGCCTTGGTCTCACCGACCCGTGCCGTCAGTGTCTGGTTGTCGCGCGCCAGCGCCGAAATGTTGTCAGACAGCGTATCGACGGTGCGCACCACGCGCGACAGGCTGCCGTCGACCTGGGCTTTGACTTCGGTGACCTGCCGGGCAATGGCTCGGTCGCCCTCACTAAAGGCGGCGTAAACCGACCACGCGCCGGCGTAGGAGCCGGTCTCACCTGCACGCCAGCCCGCCGAATCGCCCGCCATGTGCGGCTGCACCGCAGCCTCCACGCCAAGCACGCGGGTGGCCACGGCCGTCAGTTCACCCTCGATGTCCTCGACGCTTGTCTGCACCTTGTCAATGCGCGTGGCCAGGGCAGCCACCAGGTCACCCAGTGACGAGTACACACCCATGTATTCCCAGTAGCCGGCGTTGCTCACCGGCGTGGCGACGGGAACATCGGCCTTGGCCCGGTACAGTTTGCCCGCCTCCTTCACCAGCGACCCGGCGAGGTAGGCCACATCGGCCTTCCAGTCCGGCGCGCCGGCCTGGTCGGCCACCTGCGTCGACAGCGAACTGATCTGGCGCTGCAAGGCGGCGTCCGCGGCCTTGAGGCGCTCATTCACAGAACCCGGACCATCGCCATCAATCTTGCCGATCTCACTCAGCAGTTGCTGGCCAAGATGGGTTTCGCCGATCTTGCCGTCCAGGTACTCGAGAACTGCTGCGGCATCGTCGCTCGACTGGCCATGGACCCACTCGGACCATGGGCCGACGTTGCCGGTGCGATCCACCAGCCGGGCGCGGAAGTAGCGCTCCACTGCCGCCGCCATGCCCGAATGCAGGTACGTCGAGGTCGGATAGGCGAACAGGCCCAGCGCCACCGGGTTCTGCCCGCTGCTTTGCGAGGCCATTTCGATTTGCGTATAGGCCGTATCTTCGGCGCCTTGCGGGTAACCCCACTGCAAGCGAATGGCGAAGATCTCGGACGTGGCGCGCAGGAACGCCACCGCCGGTGGCAGGCCTTCCTTGCCCTTGAGTCCGGTCAGTTCCGAGTTGCGCCAGATCGACGTGATCTCGCCAACGCTGATCGCGCGCACGCGCGCCAAATAGGCGCCGGCATAAATGCCAACCACATCGACACTGGTGGTGCCCGTACGCGGCAGGCTGATCCAGTTGCCGTCGTCCTTGCGCCACTGCACCTCGTAGGCCACCGCCCCCGCCACTGCCGGCCAGGTGATGGTCATGGTGCTGACCGCCAGGCCCTGGCTGACCACATGATGGCTGCTCAGGGTAACGCTGGTCGGCGCCGGCACCAGGTTGATCGGCGTGACACTGATCGGCCGTTCCTCCAGGCGCGCGCCGGTATCGATATGGTCGAACTTGCTCGGTTCGTACTGCACCGCACCGATTTCGTAGATCCCAGGTTCTGGGCACGAAACACTGGTGACGCGGTACAGCGGGATCGCCAGCTCTGGTGCATCCAGTGCCCAGACCAGCTCGGCCCGCGGCTTGCGGGAATACGCGGTGGTGAGGGTTATCCGCCGCCCGACAACCGACTCGATGGTGCGTCCTTCGCAGGTGCCGTCCGGCAGGTTGAGAATCAACCGGTCCCCAGGCTTGGCCTGGGTGTCGCGATCCAGGGTGACCTGCCGGGCAAAGCCGGCGGCGAGGCGCCCGCCCACTGGGCGACCGGCCAGCAGTTCGTCGGCCACCGGGATGACGTAGCCAGGCAAAGGGATACGCCCGTCCATACCGACCCGGAAGCTGATGCCGCGGTCACGCGAGTTGGTCAGCAGCGCCCATTTTCCGCGCCGCTGCGCTTCGGACTCGCGGGTACAGCCAATGGCACTGAGTTCAAGTGGGTTGTCGCCATACCGGCGCAGCAGCTTGTCGTCGGCCACCACGGTGACATCGGTGTCGTAGTTGTTCAGCGGGTTGTCGTAGCTGACCAGCGCACGGCTGTAGCGGCTGCGCTCCGAGCTGCTGGAATAGGAAAACTTGCCGTCGACGACATTGGCCCGGGTGTAGGCAAAATCGAAGTCGGTGGCCCGCGGCATATCGGCCAAGCTGTACAACTGGCCCTGGGCCCAATACGTCATGCCACGGTAGATCCCGGCGATGTCGCGCAGCAGCGACCAGGCCTCGGCCTTGCCCTGCAGGTTGAGGTTGCAGGTGAAGCGCGGCTCTTCGCCACCGCGACCGTCGGGCACCAGTTGGTCGCAATACTGGGCGATGCGGTACAGCTCCCACTTGTCGACCATCCACGGTTTGATGCGCCGGCCGAGACCAAAGCGGTCGTTGGTGGTGATGCCATAGGTGACCCAGGCCGGGTTATCGGTCCAAGCCTGCTTGAAGGTACCGTCCCAGATGCCCAGGTAGCGACGGCTCTCTGGGTCGTAGTTGCTTGGCACTGGCCATTTGCGTCCCTTGCACTCGACCGTCACCGCCGGAATATTGCGAAACTGCTCGGCGGAAAACTCGATGTACAGCAGCGCGGTATTGGGATAGCGCAACTTGGCATCGATCACCTCGGTCAGGCCGGCGATCTGCATGGTGTCGGCGACCTTGTTGGTATTCTGGTTCACCGTCAGGCGCCGCACCCGCAGGCTCCAGCCACGCTCGGCCTTGGGCAGGTCGATACGGCGGGTACGCTCATAGGTGCTGGAGCTCTTGCCATGCACGGCATCCTTGAGCACCTCGACATAGGCCCCGCCGTCGGTGGCCACGTCCACCGCGTACTCGATGCGGTAACCGTTGACGTTACCCGCGCTGTCCATGGCCTGCAGCGCCGGCCAGGCAAAACGCAGGCGTACCGCCGACAGGCGGATATCGTCAAGCGCGCGTACCCAGGGCTTGTCATTGCGCAACTCGATACCTTGGGTGATCTCGTTGTCCACCGAAGGAATACCGGGGATGTGCGCCTGCTCGAGCGAACCCGGCCGCCATTCCCATTTCACCCCGGGGAAGTTGTAGTTGCCGTTGGCGTCCATAAGCGGGGTGCCGTCCAGGAAGATGTCCTGGGCGCCCGGGGTGCCCGCGAATTCACCTTCACCCACGGCGATAAGCATCTTGGCGACTGCGACAGAGCGCAGGCTGTCCGGCGCCTCGACAGGCGCCTTGGGCTGTTTCTGACCACCTTTGCGGCCGGTGATCACAGGTTTGCTGATTGCGCCCATGAGTTCCTCCAGGCGTAAAAAAACCGCCTCCAAGGCGGTTGGCTAGACAGGGCTGGATGGCCAGCGATCACGCCAGGGCGTCGATCTGGTCACGCGCATCGGCGCGCTGGCGGGCAATG includes:
- a CDS encoding phage tail sheath family protein, with product MSGFFHGVTVTNVDTGARSIALPSSSIIGLVDTFTEGPGVTAKANDLILITSEREAVAAFGQDAAITKACRAIYSRAKAVIVACGVAKLEDAAEQTSAIIGNVLADGKRTGLQALLDGKSRFNAQPRLLVTPKHSATQAVGTALVALADKLRAIAIIDGPNSTDEAAIAYAKNFGAKRAFLVDPGVRYWDNAAEATVDAPGSAWVAGLFAYTDREYGFWASPSNKEFVGITGTTRAVEFLDGDDTCRANLLNNANIATIIRDDGFRLWGNRTLSSDPKWAFVTRVRTMDIVMDAILYGHKWAVDRSITATYVKDVTEGLQAFMRDLKNQGAIINFEVFADPELNTASQLEQGKVYWNIRFTDVPPAENPNFRVEVTNQWLTEVLDSAA
- a CDS encoding phage tail assembly chaperone, with protein sequence MFFYSAVTGGLYVHDINGTTMPVDVMEISEEKYLALISAAAEGNVLVPDSNGLPLISAPRVNSGALASAEREWRDAQLAATDGLVSRHRDELESGTETTVTSAQYTELQAYRKTLRSWPESGQFPLIEHRPPAPAWLSDGLS
- a CDS encoding phage tail protein I codes for the protein MQSLLPLNRTPLERAIEVAADEDLKAALRTLYNPDTCPAHLLYQLAWAWSVDRWDDSWSEAIKRSVIRSAFFVHAHKGTLGALRRVVEPFGYLIEVQEWWQTQPAGVPGTFALKVGVTDTGISEETYNELSSLIDDARPVSRHMTGLAISLESRGALYFGCTLQDGDELDVYPPAPPDLIVSGAIGRGGREHTIDTLDIAHG
- a CDS encoding baseplate J/gp47 family protein, translating into MSQVDLSKLPAPQLLEDLDFEVLYQEDLTSFRTQMGEGWTANLESDPVTKLLEVGAYRKLLNRARINDAAKALLLAYAQGSDLDQLAANVNLQRLVIQVANPSTIPPTEAVLESDDALRERVQLVYEGLTTAGPRNSYILHARNASGRVADATAESPSPAVVDVTVLSLDSDGVASPELLAQVNAYLNDDDIRPVADRVNVRSAEVLPYRVEAVLHMADNGPEFEAILSECRRRLQAWVNPRRRLGVEVARSGIDAQLHIDGVSRVELVGWSDIRPSKAQAAWCTDIELRRGG
- a CDS encoding GPW/gp25 family protein; this translates as MIGMDRRTGQPLSGVAHLRQSIEDILTTPLGSRRMRPDYGSQLRRYIDLPVNEGWKSAVQAEVARALGRWEPRLKLDRVKVVAMLDGQVSLALSGRYLGDDALVEVTV
- a CDS encoding phage baseplate assembly protein V gives rise to the protein MSYASAMHDRMLASLVIPCRVVAVDLVAARVRVSDGGGWTSAWVRWHAQAAGKARHWRVPSLDEQGVLISPSGEPAQGTFVPGLYGNAGTAPDNRDHVEVWRFDDGGSLAYDWLAKRYDIQLPSGQVTVQVGGSTLVVSDNLITLEAASITLSGNVSINGPLTVSGDINGGSRIIDTAGNTANHKH